Sequence from the Pirellulales bacterium genome:
GCCGTCGTTTTCGCCGATGCCGAAGTCCAACAACCGCCGCTGGGGATGCTCGGCCAGCGCCTGGCGCTTGGCCCGCTTGATCTTCTCGAACTTGTAGATCGAGGTCCCCTTGCCGTATTGGGCTCCGCCGATGCGGTCGGCGAACAGCGACTGAAAATACGGATCGGACATGGCTGTCAACAATGCATGCGGGAAGGAGAAAACCAGCGGGCCCGTCAGGGTACCCCAAGCGTCAGTCGCCCAAAAGGGGCGACTGGGCGTCGCGTGCCCGAGGCCGCTGGTTCGTCTGGTGCGGGGCGCCATGGCCGCAGTGCGAAGCGCCGCGGTCTGGCGAATTCCCGCAGGAAACAAGCTTGTTCGCGTCGGCCGCCCTCCGTTCGCGTGCCGCCCCGGCGGGCTCTGTTGAACATCCCCCTCGTTCCGACAGTTCGCCTCCCGGGTCGTGCCATTCAGCCGGCTGTGATACGATCTTGGTTTGGTTTCGCCCTTTGTTTACTAGCTGCGCTAGGATGCCCGTCATGAGCGTCGACCCCTACGCCCCGTGCCCGTGCGGCAGCGGCAAGAAGCTGAAATTTTGCTGCTCGGACTTGGTTCACGAGATCGAGAAGATCGACAAGCTCATCCACGCCGATCAGCCGCGGGCGGCGCTGGCGCGGTGCGAGCAACTCTTGACCAAGGAGCCGAACCGGGCGTCGCTCCTCGATCTGGCGGCGATGCTCAAGTTGTCGCTCGAAGACGTCGACGGAGCCGCCGCGATCGTGCAGACGTTTCTGGCCGCGCACCCCGACAGCCCCACGGCCCACGCCCAAGCGGCGCTTGTGGCGACGGCGCGCGAGGATGCGGCCACGGCCGTCGGCGAACTGCAGAGTGCGTTCGAACATTGCGGCAACGACCTGCCGCAGCGGGTGTTCGAGGCGATCGGCGCCGTCGGGCACGCGCTCTTGCTGGCTGGCGATCTCGTCGCGGCTCGAGCTCACCTGCTGATGTACGCCGGACTGGCGCCGAACGACGACAACGAAGCCGTCGAATTGCTGCTTCGGCTGAACCTGCAATCAGGCTTGCCGCTGTTGTTGCGTGAGCCGCTGACGCTCGTCAAAAAGCTCGCCGATCCGCCGAAGCCGATCGCGGCCGACTTCGCCGCAGCGATGGAACTTGCCCAACGCGGCCGATGGCGGCAAGCCGCGGCGGCGTTCGAGACGTTGCGGGACCAGATCGGTTCGCTGCCGGCGGTCGTTTACAACCTGGCTCTCTGTCGCGGGTGGAGCGGCGACAAAGAGGGGTTCGTCGATGCACTGCATGACTACGCGGCGCTCGACGTGCCGTACGACGACGCCGTCGAGGCTGAAGCCCTCGCCCAATTGGTGCTGCCGCGCGAGGACGCGGCGCTCATCGAGACGCTGTGCCTGTCCTATCATGTTGAGGACGCCGACGTTGCCGCCGAGCGGTTGCTGGCGGACAAACGGGTCGAGATCTACCCCGTAGATCCGGAAACGTTCAAGAGCGACGAAGACACGCCCCCCCGCGAAACCTACATCCTTCTCGATCGTCCCGTCGCGACCGCCGGCGTCGACATCGAACTGGGGCAGATTCCCAACGTGCTGGCGTTTCTGTCGTTGTACGGCAAGCGGACCGATCGTCCCGCTCAGCTCAAGGTCACCACCGACGACGATCAGCTGTTCACCGTCGTCACGGGACTGGTGACGGAGATCGTCGGCGACGCGCTCGGTTCGATCGACTCGCGCGAAACCCTGGCTGAGAAGTCGGCGAGCGAGGAAGCGCTCAGTTGGCGATGGCGGCTGCCGGACGACACGCCCTCGAAGCACCGGCGACAACTCCTCGCCGAACGTCGGCGACGGGCGATTCTCGACGATTGGACCTCGGCGCCCTTGGGGAATCTGGGCGACCTGTCGCCCGAGGCGGCCGCCAGCCAGCCGGAGTTGCAGGTCCGGCTGGCCGCCGCGGTGCTTATCATCGAGCAGGCCTCGGCCGACCCGGCCGAGCGCTCTCTGTTCGACGAACTGCGTAGCCGACTCGGCCTGCCCGCCGCAGAGCCGATCGATCCCGCGACAATTGATTGGCAAGCTCTCCCCATGGTCCGCGTGCCGCGGTTGGAACTTGCCGCACTGGACGCGGAGTCGCTCAGCGGCCTGCTCGATCGCTGCACGCTGGCCGGGGCGCCGATCGCCACGCTGGCGGTGGCCACGGAACTCGCTGGGCGCGATGAACCGCTTGCCGTTCGCCGGCGGGCTTTCCAGCAACTCGTGCGCAAGGTTTCGCACCCCGACGCCGCGATCCCGTGGATCGAGCAGGCCAAAACGCTCGCCGCGAGCGAAGGAGCGAAGCTCGGCGAATGGTTGCTGATGGAGCTGCAGGTCCACATGGAACGGGGCGATTTCGACGGGATTCAAGCCGCGCTGCGGGCGATCGGCGACCGTGAGGCCGCCGAGCCCGAAGCGGCTCAAGCTGCGTATCGCATCCTCTATCAATCAGGTTTGATCGCCCCGCCGGGCGAACGCACCGACGTGGCCGAAGCGCCCCTTCCGGTCGCCAGCGGTTCGAAGCTATGGACCCCCGACGGCGACGCTCCCGCCCCCGCCGGACCGGCCAAATCGGCGATCTGGACCCCGTAGCCCGCAGCCGCTCGGACCGGACGAATGAACCGCCTGAACGGAATTGATTGAAACGGGAACTCGTCGACCGTCAGGTGCGAGCTCTCTGCGTTCCTCCGCGGCCTGTTCGATGGCAATCAGTGACGAAGATCGCCAGTTCCTCGCTCGGGCATTCGAGCTAGCGCGCCGCGGGGAGGGGTTCGTCGAGCCGAACCCGCTGGTCGGCTGCGTTGTGATCCAGGGCGGTCAAGTCGTGGGCGAAGGTTGGCATCGCCGGTTCGGCGGGCCGCATGCCGAGATCGAGGCCCTCGCGGCTGCCGGGGACGCCGCCCGCGGGGCGACCGCGTGCGTCTCGCTGGAACCGTGTTGCCACCAAGGAAAGACCCCCCCGTGCGTCGGGGCCTTGCTCGCCGCCCGAGTGGCGCGGGTCGTCGTCGGGGCGGAAGACCCCAACCCCGTCGTCTCGGGCAAAGGAATTGCCGCGTTGCGGGCCGCGGGAATCGCCGTCGATCTTGCCGACGACTGCGACGAGGCTGCGGCGCTTGTCGCTCCTTTTCGCAAGCTGATCACGACCGGCCGGCCCTGGGTGATCGCCAAGTGGGCGATGACGCTCGACGGCAAAATCGCCGCGATCGACGGTTCGAGCCAGTGGATCACCGGCCCCGAAGCGCGGGCTGCGGTTCACGCCCTTCGCGGTCGCGTCGACGCGATTGTGGTCGGTCGGGGCACCGTCGAGCGGGACGACCCCCTGCTGACGGCTCGGCCTGCTGGTGCGCGGACGGCGACGAGGATCGTGCTCGACGCCGGGGCGAATTTGCCGCTCACGAGCAAACTTGCCCGCACTGCGGGCGAGGCCCCGGTGCTCGTCGCCGCGGCGAGCGACGCCCCGGCCGAACGGGTCGCGGCGCTCCGCTCTCGAGGAATCGAGGTGCTGCTGCTGCCGGGAGCGGATCAGGGCGCCCGGCTCGAGACGCTCCTAAACGAGCTAGGTCGCCGGCAGACGACCAACGTGCTGGTCGAGGGGGGAAGCGCAGTGCTCGGCAGCCTGCTCGCCTGCGGGGCGATCGACGAGGTCTTCGCCTTCGTTGCCCCGAAGCTGCTGGGAGGGGCCGCCGCCCCCGGCCCGGTCGGCGGTCCGGGGCTGGCGACCATCGCCCACGCGGTCCCGCTCAAACGGCTTCAGCTAAGCCGCCTTGGCCCCGACCTCCTTCTCCGGGGCCACGTCGCCCCTGGTGTGTGCGCCCGCTAGCCGGCGGCGCACACGCCGCCGGAGAACCGCGGACAAGCCCTGCCCTGCCCTCCTCGCCCCAGGCTCGGGTACGAACGCCGACGACGGTCTCGGTGCTTGCGACAAGGCTCCAGCGGCTTCGTCGCGTCCCCCCGCTCGGCGCCAATTTCAGCCTGACGATTCGTCGTTTGGCCAGCCCGCGCCGCTAGCATTTCCGCTCCATTTTTGGCGGACATTGCGGGTCGTAGCGATCGTGCCCGTGGCAATTTCGCAACTCTTTTCAGCGGAGGTCCAAAACCGTTTTCAGCCGCCCCGGCCGTTGATAGAGTGCGAGGAAAGGGGACGTTCGCCCTGCTCGCCCGTGGGCGCCGCAACGGGCGACTCCTCGACTGTTCGTCGACTATCGAAGGGTTGCGTTTCTCCCCGTCGCCGGGCTCGCTGCAGGCTTGCTCGACGACCGTACGCAATGTGTTGGTTCGCTTGCCATGATGTTCTCCCCCTCGCCCAAACCCGATGACGTCGACAGCCTGCTGCTCAACGCGCAGCTTCGCGACGCGCTGGAACCGTTGTTCGACGAGTCGATCGGTCGTGTCAATGCCGAGGTCATGTCGACCGGCGATGAAAACGAGTTCCTGCAGTCGATGCTCGAGTGGGAACGGGCGCCGATCTTGCCGATCTGCGAGTGGTTCACCCCCAAGCTCGATCTGCCGCATCCCGACGATCTCAGCGACGACGTCCTCCGCGTGAAGCTCGCCCAGGTGATCGACCGACTGTTCGAGCGCCGGATCGTGCTGGACTTCACCGATCATCTCAGCGATCGGCAACTCTACTGCCTCGTCTTTCGCGACATCCTCCCCGCGCACGAGAAGATGATCGACCGCCGCAGCAACTACCTCCACTGGGATTGCGCCAACGTCGACGGCGATCCCGAGTTGTGGTTGCGGTACTACGCGACCGAGGACGAGCGCGCGGCGTGGGCCGAGGACAACGACGGCTATTTGCCGCAGATCGAGGACCCGCCGTTCCCGCGCGACCTGCCGCGGGCGCCGCTGTAGCAAGGGCGGTCCGGCTCAGTCGGCCAGTCCGCGGACCCGTTCGATCAGTTCGCCGAACGGAGAGGTCTCGACGCCGGTGAACGGGTCGAAGATCGACTCGCGCGCGGCGGCCGCTTGCTGGAGCGTCGCGGCAAGCGCTTCGACTCCGTCGCGCAGTTCCTTCGGTGCGGCGACCCGCGCGCGTTCCGCCGGCGTCAACGCATCGTAGTACAGCCGCACGAACTCGTATTGCTGGGCGAGGCGTTCCAGTTCGCTCGTGATCCGCGCGGCCGTGGCCAGCGAGAGTCGCTCGTCGGCGATCACGATTGCGGCGTTCACCTCGCGGAGCCCGGCGTGGTAGCCGTCGATTCGAGCTCGCAGTTCGGCGAGATTGACTGCCACCTCCGCCGGGGGCGCGGGCGGCGTCGGCGAAGCTGCGGACAGGTGACGCACCACGATCGCCCGAGCGGCAGGTTTCTCAGTCGCCGCTCCGTCGGCCGGAGCCGCCAGCGTGGGGATCGGTCCGCCGATTGCAACGTGCGGCCGCGGCTCCTCGAGCACGTCCCATTGCGGCGTCTCGGGTTGCCAATCCGCAGGGTTCAGGTCCTCGGGCGGCGAAATGCTCGCGATGATCGATGGCGCCGTCGGCTTGTCGCCGGACGAAGCTTCGTTCCGGCGAGGAATCGCGGCAACCGACTCAACGGCTGAGGGGGCGGCAGGCGCCGGAATCGTGGGCTTCTTGACGAGGCGAGCCGCAGGAACGGGTGCAGGTTCTTGCTGCGGCGACGGTTCGGAGGGAACCTCCGGCGGCGACGCGACCTCGGCGACCGCCGGAGCCGTCTCGGCTCCGAATCGCGGCGTCGTCGGCAGTTTCTGCGACGAGCCGGGCATCGACAAGACGATCGCTTGATCCAACCACGCGGCCAGCGCCTGCTGATCGGCGGCGCTCCGGGGCGATTGCCGATAGGCCTCGACCGTCGTTTCGAGCGCCGAAATGCGACTCTCGTACGCGGTCTGATCGTGGCGATACGCCAGCTCGAATTGCAGCCGCGCGTCGGCTTCAAGCGCTCGGAGATCGGCCTTCGGCCATTGCGCCTGACGGTCCGCGGCGACGAACCCGCCGATGATCGCCACGGCGACAAACGAACTGACGACGGCGATGATCCGTTCGCCGGTGGAAGATTTTCGCATGGTGCGCTGCTTGGATGGAGGAGCAAGAATCGACCCCGGGCCGGTCGGCCGCGCGCCGGTCGCTCGGAGGCCGCTTAAAACCTAGAATGGCCCAGCCCCAAGTCAAAAACGCTCCCCCCTTCGCGCGTCGTCATGAACCGCACGCTTGCCAAGCCCTTGCTGATCGTCGCGGTCGTGCTGGTTGTGCCGCTGGCGGTCCTGGCGGTGCAGGGGGAGTCGTTCGCGCCGACGCTGGCCCGGTGGCAGGAGGACCCGCCGTCCCCCGGGACGCTTGCGGTGCTGGTCGTCGCCTTGCTGGCCAGCGACGTGGTCCTGCCCGTCCCCTCGGGGCCCGTCAGCACGCTGGCCGGCGCCAAATTGGGGATCCCCCTCGGCGCCGCAGCGTCATGCCTGGGAATGACCGCCGGGGCCGCCGTCGCGTTCGCCCTGGCTCGCCGCTGGGGCCGGCCGCTGGCCGAGCGGCTCTCGGCCCCCGAGCGGCTCGCCGAACTCGACGACGCGTGGAGTCGCCACGGAGCCTGGCTTTTGGCGGCGACCCGCCCTTTGCCCGTGCTCGCCGAGGCGGGGGCGCTGCTGGCTGGGGCGATGAGTATGTCCTGGGCCGCCTTCTTGCCGCCGGTGTTTGTCGTGAACGGCGTCCTGGGGATCGTTTACGCCGCCCTGGGCGACTTTGCCCGCCAGCGGGAGTGGCTCCCCCTGGCGGTGGCCGTCGCCGCGGCCGTCCCTTTCGTGCTCCTGGCGGTCGTCCGTCCGCGCCGCACGCCCCAGCGCGGGCCGCAAGATTGAGAGCATCGCAAGCCAAGCGCAGGCACTCCCGCGGTCACGCTGGCTCCAGCGCCGCCAGCGATTGCCGGACGTGTTCGTCGGAGGCGAACAGGGCCGAGAACATGTGTCGGATCACCCCCTCGCGATCGATGACGAACGTCACGCGCCCCGGCAGGATTCCCAGCGCCTTGCGGGCGCCGTACAGCTTCTGCAACCGCCCGTCGCGATCGCTGACCAAGTGAAACGGCAGCCGATGCCGGGCGGCGAACGAGCGGTGCGAGTCGTCGCTGTCGCCGCTCACGCCGATCACTTCGGCCCCCGCCTCGGCGAACGTCTCGAACGAGTCGCGGAACGAGCACGCCTCTTGCGTACACACGGTCGTGCCGTTCTTGGGGTAGAAAAACAGCACCACCGCTCGCTGGCCGCGGAAATCGCTCAATCGCAGTTCCACGCCCGCGGATGTCGTAACAGCAAAATCGGGAGCGACGTCGCCAACGTGAAGTTTCGCGGTCATGGTTCGTTCACCTTGATCAGATCGTCGATCGATCAGCGGAGTTGCGGCGAGTCGCGTGCTTCGCGGGTCCACGACGGCCCGACTTGAACGATGCAGTGACGTCTGCATGCGGTGGTCTGGGAATTCCGTGAACATCCATGCTGCCGAGATTGCTCAGTCGTCAGCCGCCCGCTGTCGCTCCGAACGCCGCCAACAGGCGGTCGGCGGCGATCTCGGCGGGGAGAACGCCCGCGACGACCTGGGCTTCCAATTCCTGTCGCAGCGCCTTCACCCTCGGGTGGTCCTCGAACGCCGAGTGCAACCGTTCAGACACAATCCCGCGCAACCAGTGCAAATTCTGACGCTGTCGACGCTGGTCGAGTTCGCCGCTAGCCCGGCGGCGAGAGACGCACGACTGGACCGCCTCCCATACGTCGCCGATCCGTTGGCCCTCGCGGGCGCTGCAGGTCAGCACCGCCGGCTGGTCGTTGCGGGGGCGTCCGCTGATCGATTCGACCGCGCCGCGATACTGTCGGGCCGCGACCTCAGCCGCGGGCTTCATCGGCCCGTCGGCCTTGTTGACGGCGATCACGTCGACCAGTTCCAAGAGTCCGCGCTTGATCGCTTGCAGCTCGTCCCCCGCCGTGGGGAGCATCAGCGCGAGAAAGCAATCGGTCATCTCGGCGACCATCGTCTCCGATTGACCGACTCCCACCGTCTCGACCAGCACGACGTCGAACCCGGCGGCTTCGCATACCAGCAGGCTTTCGCGGGTCTTGCGGGCGACGCCCCCCAGCGTGCCGGCGCTGGGAGAGGGCCGGATGTACGCGGCGGTCGCTGCGGAGAGGGCGCCCATCCGCGTCTTGTCTCCCAGGATGCTCCCCCCGGTGACGGTGCTCGACGGGTCGACTGCCAGGACGGCAACGCGGCGATTGGCCGCGACGAGATGCTGCCCCAGAACGTCGATGAAGGTGCTTTTGCCGACGCCAGGGACTCCCGAGATGCCCACCCGGACCGAACCCCCCGTCGCCGGCAGCAACTCGGCGAGCACCTGCTGGGCTAGGACGCGATGCTCCGGCAGGCTCGATTCGACGAGCGTGAGCGTGCGGGCCAAGGCGCCGATCGATCCGGCGCGAACCCCTTGCACGTAGTCGGCGACGGTCATCTCCCGACGCCGAGCGCCGCCGGGCAGGGAAGGGGAGGGCATGGGCGATTCAGACTGCTGGGGGCGACGCTGCGCACACGAGGCGAGACCTCCCCAATTTACCCTTCCTCAGGCTCGCCCCACAGGGTCGCCACGACCCGCCGTCGGCCTCCCCGGACGCGGTGCTCGCACAGATAGATCCCCTGCCAGGTCCCGAGCAGCAACTGGCCAGCCCCGACGGGGATCGACAGCGAACAGCCCAAGAGGGCTGACTTGACGTGGGCCGGCATGTCGTCGGGTCCCTCGCACGTGTGCCGGTAGGGGAAGTCCTCGGGCGCCAGGGCCGCAAACGAGGATTCCAGATCGGCCGGGACGTCCGGATCGGCGTTTTCGTTGATCGAGAGACTGGCCGAGGTGTGCTGCAGAAACAGGTGGAGGACGCCGACCTTGAGGTTTCGCAGCTCTGGCAGGCCTGCCAGTATCTCGCGGGTAACGAGGTGGAACCCCCTCGCAGCGGGGGAAAGTTCAATTGTCCGTTGCAGCCAGAACATGGACGTATGTCCTGCCGAGACGATCGGCGTGGGGCCCGGTTGCGGGTTTCTGGGGGACCTAGTCTTCCCAGAACCTACATATTCACACAACTCGCGACAGGGCTTGGTATTATGGCGAAAGGTCAAGGGGAAAAAGCTTGACTAACGAAACTTGGTGGCAATAATCCGTTGATCGACTTTGTGCGCCGCAGCGCGAGGGGATTCTCGCTCCCGCGGCGCGTCCCACCGGATTACGCCTGATCGTGCTTGGGTCGGCCTGGGTTTCGAGTGTCGACCAGCACGTTTTGTCCTCGCGGCTCGCCTGAACGGCGTTGGATTTCCGCAGGACGCATCATCCCGTTCCCAGTCGCTCGGCGGCGACTCAGCCAAGGATAAGTGCATCCATGCCCGATCCCAAGCTCAAAAACGTGTTTGAAGCCATCTTGAAGTATGGCCACGACGAGGACTTCGCCCCTAAGGCGGGCGAAGACTTCAAGGCGACCCAGGCTCCGGCCGGCTCGCGTGAGAAGCTCGAAGTGCTTGCCGACCGCGTGCGCTCGGGCCAGCCGTTGTGGCACGAGGACGATCGCTGCGATTACAGCGGTCTGACCGGCGCCGTGCGGCCACGCGATTGAACCGGTTGCACCTTCGCCGCGTCAGAGCGGCGCGCTCCACGCGACATTACGAGTCACACAATGGCCCGCCGCAGCGGCTCGCTGCGGCGGGCCATTTCTTTTGCTTTGCACACTGCGCCCGAACGCTCGGGGCGGCGGTTCTTATGCCGAGCGCGCGAGGGTGAGCGGCTGGTCGCCCACGGGCGGAGCGGCTTCGGCAGCCGCGGCATGCGGCTCCAATTCGTCGCGGAGGACCAGCATGTCTTTCGGGGCTTCGATCCCCAGCCGGACCTTGTCGCCGGCGACGCGGACCACGGTGATGACGATCGAGTCGCCCAGCCGAATTCGCTGGGCTTCTTTTCGGGACAAAACAAGCATGGGGGAAACCTCCGTGTCGCCCGCGGCGGGGTGGTATGAACGTGCGTATACTATAGCCGATCGCGGGGCGGCGGCAAGCGCCGAATCGGCAGTAGTGAACAAAAATACAGAAAAATCGAGGCCGCGACGCTGCCGGGCGTCCGTTCGCGTCGCTTGTCACGGGGGACGAAGCGTTCCGGCTAGGCGGCGCAGTTCAGGCAGGATTCCAAGGCGGGGGGCTCCAACAGGCGGGTCCGCAGCAAGCGTTGCCCGTCGGCGCCGTAAAACAGGATCGTGTTGCCGTCCGCTTCCCAGATCGCCGTCAGTCGCACCGCACGCGG
This genomic interval carries:
- the ribD gene encoding bifunctional diaminohydroxyphosphoribosylaminopyrimidine deaminase/5-amino-6-(5-phosphoribosylamino)uracil reductase RibD — encoded protein: MAISDEDRQFLARAFELARRGEGFVEPNPLVGCVVIQGGQVVGEGWHRRFGGPHAEIEALAAAGDAARGATACVSLEPCCHQGKTPPCVGALLAARVARVVVGAEDPNPVVSGKGIAALRAAGIAVDLADDCDEAAALVAPFRKLITTGRPWVIAKWAMTLDGKIAAIDGSSQWITGPEARAAVHALRGRVDAIVVGRGTVERDDPLLTARPAGARTATRIVLDAGANLPLTSKLARTAGEAPVLVAAASDAPAERVAALRSRGIEVLLLPGADQGARLETLLNELGRRQTTNVLVEGGSAVLGSLLACGAIDEVFAFVAPKLLGGAAAPGPVGGPGLATIAHAVPLKRLQLSRLGPDLLLRGHVAPGVCAR
- a CDS encoding VTT domain-containing protein, which produces MNRTLAKPLLIVAVVLVVPLAVLAVQGESFAPTLARWQEDPPSPGTLAVLVVALLASDVVLPVPSGPVSTLAGAKLGIPLGAAASCLGMTAGAAVAFALARRWGRPLAERLSAPERLAELDDAWSRHGAWLLAATRPLPVLAEAGALLAGAMSMSWAAFLPPVFVVNGVLGIVYAALGDFARQREWLPLAVAVAAAVPFVLLAVVRPRRTPQRGPQD
- a CDS encoding peroxiredoxin, translated to MTAKLHVGDVAPDFAVTTSAGVELRLSDFRGQRAVVLFFYPKNGTTVCTQEACSFRDSFETFAEAGAEVIGVSGDSDDSHRSFAARHRLPFHLVSDRDGRLQKLYGARKALGILPGRVTFVIDREGVIRHMFSALFASDEHVRQSLAALEPA
- the meaB gene encoding methylmalonyl Co-A mutase-associated GTPase MeaB: MPSPSLPGGARRREMTVADYVQGVRAGSIGALARTLTLVESSLPEHRVLAQQVLAELLPATGGSVRVGISGVPGVGKSTFIDVLGQHLVAANRRVAVLAVDPSSTVTGGSILGDKTRMGALSAATAAYIRPSPSAGTLGGVARKTRESLLVCEAAGFDVVLVETVGVGQSETMVAEMTDCFLALMLPTAGDELQAIKRGLLELVDVIAVNKADGPMKPAAEVAARQYRGAVESISGRPRNDQPAVLTCSAREGQRIGDVWEAVQSCVSRRRASGELDQRRQRQNLHWLRGIVSERLHSAFEDHPRVKALRQELEAQVVAGVLPAEIAADRLLAAFGATAGG
- a CDS encoding secondary thiamine-phosphate synthase enzyme YjbQ, giving the protein MFWLQRTIELSPAARGFHLVTREILAGLPELRNLKVGVLHLFLQHTSASLSINENADPDVPADLESSFAALAPEDFPYRHTCEGPDDMPAHVKSALLGCSLSIPVGAGQLLLGTWQGIYLCEHRVRGGRRRVVATLWGEPEEG
- a CDS encoding carbon storage regulator, yielding MLVLSRKEAQRIRLGDSIVITVVRVAGDKVRLGIEAPKDMLVLRDELEPHAAAAEAAPPVGDQPLTLARSA